One genomic segment of Corynebacterium durum includes these proteins:
- a CDS encoding lysophospholipid acyltransferase family protein yields the protein MQNKWYWIFRNIIFGPFLRVYNRPEIVGVDNIPSAGPAIIASNHQSVMDSFFLPLLCPRQITFLAKAEYFNGTTLVGRLQKWFFTSSGSRPVNRTSASAGQDAMNTAVEVLNDGDLFGIYPEGTRSPDGRLYKGKTGVARIALASGAQVIPVAMIGTGDVNPIGTWFPRPGKVRVKVGDPIYPIEFVNNRGLERDSYEAIRALTDHIMHQLQQLSGQEYADVYAAEVKKALAEGGDSSPHNP from the coding sequence ATGCAAAATAAATGGTATTGGATATTTAGAAACATTATCTTTGGTCCTTTCCTGCGGGTGTACAACCGCCCGGAGATTGTTGGCGTAGATAATATTCCGTCCGCCGGTCCAGCTATTATTGCCTCTAATCACCAGTCGGTGATGGATTCCTTCTTTTTGCCGCTGCTGTGCCCACGACAAATTACGTTTTTGGCTAAAGCAGAGTATTTTAATGGCACAACGCTGGTGGGTAGGCTGCAGAAATGGTTTTTTACTAGTAGCGGGTCGCGCCCGGTTAATCGCACATCCGCCAGTGCTGGGCAAGACGCTATGAATACGGCGGTTGAGGTGCTGAACGATGGCGATCTTTTCGGGATTTACCCTGAGGGGACACGTTCGCCCGATGGTCGCTTGTATAAAGGGAAAACTGGCGTGGCGCGCATTGCGTTGGCGTCTGGCGCTCAGGTTATTCCTGTGGCGATGATCGGCACGGGAGACGTCAACCCGATTGGCACATGGTTTCCGCGTCCGGGTAAGGTGCGGGTGAAGGTAGGCGATCCTATCTATCCCATCGAGTTTGTTAATAATCGTGGGTTGGAGCGGGATAGCTATGAGGCTATACGAGCGTTAACTGACCACATTATGCACCAGTTGCAGCAGCTGTCCGGGCAGGAGTACGCGGATGTGTACGCGGCTGAGGTGAAGAAAGCCCTCGCTGAGGGTGGAGATAGCTCCCCGCATAACCCCTAG